A region of Bacillus cabrialesii DNA encodes the following proteins:
- a CDS encoding thiamine diphosphokinase, producing MKTINIVAGGPKDLIPDLTGYMAEHILWIGVDKGTVTLLDAGIIPDEAFGDFDSITEQERHRIEKAAPALHVYQAEKDQTDLDLALDWALEKQPDIIQIFGITGGRADHFLGNIQLLYKGVKTNIKIRLIDKQNHIQMFPPGEYDIEKDENKRYISFIPFSEDIHELTLADFKYPLNKCHITLGSTLCISNELIHSRGTFSFAKGILIMIRSTD from the coding sequence ATGAAAACAATCAATATCGTTGCGGGAGGCCCTAAAGATCTCATTCCCGATCTAACCGGCTATATGGCTGAGCACATCCTTTGGATCGGTGTTGACAAAGGCACTGTCACGCTTTTAGATGCCGGTATCATTCCTGATGAAGCCTTTGGAGATTTTGACAGCATAACAGAGCAAGAACGCCACCGAATTGAAAAAGCCGCTCCCGCACTCCATGTGTATCAAGCAGAAAAAGACCAAACCGATTTAGACCTCGCTCTTGACTGGGCGCTGGAAAAGCAGCCGGATATCATTCAGATTTTCGGCATAACAGGCGGCAGAGCCGATCATTTTTTAGGAAACATTCAGCTTCTGTACAAAGGTGTAAAAACGAATATAAAAATTAGGCTGATAGACAAACAAAATCATATTCAAATGTTCCCTCCTGGTGAATATGATATTGAGAAGGATGAAAACAAGCGATACATCTCCTTCATACCGTTTTCCGAAGACATACATGAGCTGACCCTGGCCGATTTTAAATATCCGCTGAATAAGTGTCATATTACGCTCGGTTCAACACTATGTATTAGTAACGAACTCATTCATTCACGAGGTACTTTTTCGTTTGCAAAAGGCATATTAATAATGATAAGAAGCACGGATTAG
- the spoVM gene encoding stage V sporulation protein SpoVM — protein sequence MKFYTIKLPKFLGGIVRAMLGSFRKD from the coding sequence ATGAAATTTTACACCATTAAATTGCCGAAGTTTTTAGGAGGAATTGTCCGGGCGATGCTGGGCTCATTTAGAAAAGATTAA
- the rpmB gene encoding 50S ribosomal protein L28: protein MARKCVITGKKTTAGNNRSHAMNASKRTWGANLQKVRILVNGKPKKVYVSARALKSGKVERV, encoded by the coding sequence ATGGCACGTAAATGCGTTATCACAGGTAAAAAAACAACAGCTGGGAATAACCGTTCTCACGCAATGAACGCTTCTAAGCGCACTTGGGGCGCGAATCTTCAAAAGGTTCGTATCCTTGTGAACGGAAAACCTAAAAAAGTATATGTATCTGCTCGAGCTTTGAAATCCGGTAAAGTTGAGCGTGTATAA
- a CDS encoding Asp23/Gls24 family envelope stress response protein produces the protein MSIELRTKYGQIDISNEVIAMVAGGAAIDCYGIVGMASKNQIKDGLTEILRKENFSRGVQVRQEGEQIHIDMYIIVSYGTKISEVAHNVQTKVKYTVNQTIGLAVDSVNIYVQGVRVTNP, from the coding sequence GTGTCCATTGAATTAAGAACGAAGTACGGACAGATTGATATATCTAATGAAGTCATTGCGATGGTTGCAGGCGGCGCGGCGATTGACTGTTATGGCATTGTCGGCATGGCCTCCAAAAACCAGATTAAAGACGGACTGACTGAAATCCTTCGGAAAGAGAATTTCAGCAGGGGTGTCCAAGTTCGCCAAGAAGGAGAACAAATACATATTGACATGTACATCATTGTCAGCTATGGCACGAAAATTTCTGAAGTGGCACATAATGTCCAAACGAAAGTAAAGTACACAGTAAATCAAACCATCGGACTGGCCGTGGACTCTGTTAATATTTATGTCCAAGGCGTACGTGTGACGAACCCGTAG
- a CDS encoding DAK2 domain-containing protein has translation MSIRTLDGRTFAEMILAGAQNLSQNASAVDALNVFPVPDGDTGTNMNLSMTSGAREVEQMDTDDIGKVGSALSKGLLMGARGNSGVILSQLFRGFSKSIETKKEINALEFAAALQAGVDMAYKAVMKPVEGTILTVAKDAAKKAVALAEKETDITALMAAVTEEAEASLNRTPDLLPVLKEVGVVDSGGKGLLCVYEGFLASLKGETVPQKVVLPSLDDMVSAEHHKSAQSMMNTDDIEFGFCTEVMVRLDQTKREFDEGTFRQDLSQFGDSLLVIADESLAKVHIHAEEPGNVLNYAQHYGELIKIKIENMREQHTSIISQESKPADNEKPPAKQPYGIVTVAMGEGISDLFKSIGASVVIEGGQTMNPSTEDIVEAVKSVNAETVFILPNNSNIIMAANQAASVMDEQVFVIPAKTVPQGMSALLAFNPDQEAEANEANMLSAIQQVKSGQVTYSVRDTHIDGRDIKKGDFMGILNGTIIGTAEDQLSAAKMLLSEMIGEDDEIVTILYGEDASQEEAEELEAFLSEKYEEIEVEIHNGKQPLYSYIISAE, from the coding sequence TTGTCTATCAGAACATTAGACGGCAGAACCTTTGCCGAGATGATTCTTGCGGGAGCGCAGAATCTGTCTCAAAACGCGAGTGCGGTTGATGCACTGAACGTGTTTCCGGTGCCGGACGGCGATACGGGAACAAATATGAACCTGTCGATGACTTCCGGAGCAAGAGAAGTGGAGCAAATGGATACGGATGATATCGGTAAGGTGGGCTCTGCGTTATCTAAAGGATTGCTCATGGGAGCACGCGGAAATTCAGGAGTGATCCTGTCCCAATTGTTCCGCGGATTTAGTAAAAGCATTGAAACGAAAAAAGAAATCAATGCGCTGGAGTTTGCGGCAGCGCTGCAAGCTGGCGTTGATATGGCGTATAAAGCTGTCATGAAACCTGTAGAGGGCACGATTTTAACAGTTGCAAAAGATGCTGCGAAAAAAGCGGTGGCCCTGGCTGAAAAAGAAACCGATATCACAGCGCTGATGGCTGCGGTGACAGAAGAAGCAGAGGCTTCTTTAAACCGAACCCCTGATTTGCTTCCTGTCCTGAAGGAAGTAGGAGTCGTCGACAGCGGCGGCAAAGGCCTGCTTTGTGTGTATGAAGGTTTCCTTGCTTCATTAAAAGGTGAAACTGTGCCTCAGAAAGTTGTTCTTCCGTCGCTTGATGACATGGTCAGCGCAGAGCATCATAAGAGCGCGCAAAGCATGATGAATACTGACGATATTGAATTTGGTTTTTGTACCGAAGTGATGGTTAGGCTAGATCAGACAAAACGAGAATTCGACGAAGGCACATTCAGGCAAGACCTCAGTCAGTTTGGTGATTCTCTGTTAGTTATTGCGGATGAATCGCTGGCGAAGGTTCATATTCATGCGGAAGAGCCGGGAAACGTCTTAAACTATGCCCAGCATTACGGTGAATTGATCAAAATTAAAATAGAAAACATGAGAGAACAGCATACTTCCATCATCAGCCAAGAAAGCAAGCCTGCCGACAACGAAAAACCGCCGGCAAAGCAGCCGTATGGCATCGTGACTGTGGCGATGGGCGAAGGCATTTCTGACTTGTTCAAAAGCATCGGCGCTTCTGTTGTGATCGAAGGCGGGCAGACGATGAACCCAAGCACAGAGGATATCGTTGAGGCTGTGAAGTCTGTAAATGCAGAAACGGTGTTTATCTTACCGAATAACTCCAACATTATCATGGCGGCTAATCAAGCGGCCAGCGTAATGGATGAACAGGTTTTTGTCATTCCGGCCAAAACGGTTCCGCAAGGGATGTCAGCCCTGCTGGCATTTAATCCGGATCAAGAAGCTGAAGCGAACGAAGCCAATATGCTGAGCGCCATTCAGCAAGTGAAAAGCGGGCAGGTAACATATTCAGTCAGAGATACTCATATTGACGGCAGAGACATTAAAAAAGGCGACTTTATGGGAATTCTGAATGGAACGATTATCGGCACTGCCGAAGATCAGCTGTCAGCCGCGAAAATGCTGCTGTCAGAAATGATCGGAGAAGACGACGAAATTGTCACTATCCTATATGGCGAGGATGCGTCTCAGGAGGAAGCTGAGGAGCTTGAAGCGTTTCTCAGTGAAAAGTACGAGGAGATTGAGGTTGAGATCCACAATGGAAAACAGCCGCTGTATTCGTATATAATTTCTGCAGAATAG
- the sdaAB gene encoding L-serine ammonia-lyase, iron-sulfur-dependent subunit beta, with protein MKYRSVFDIIGPVMIGPSSSHTAGAARIGRVARSLFGREPERIVVSFYGSFAETYKGHGTDVAIIGGLLDFDTFDERIKTAIQIAEDKGIDIEFRVEDAVPVHPNTAKITISDEKGELELTGISIGGGKIEITELNGFELRLSGNHPAILVVHNDKFGTIAGVANVLAKFSINVGHMEVARKDIGQLALMTIEVDQNIDGHVLDELSKLPNIIQVTKIAD; from the coding sequence ATGAAATACAGAAGCGTTTTTGATATTATCGGCCCGGTTATGATCGGTCCGTCCAGCTCGCATACAGCGGGAGCGGCGAGAATCGGGAGAGTGGCCAGAAGTTTATTTGGCAGAGAGCCTGAGCGCATCGTCGTATCCTTTTACGGCTCTTTTGCGGAAACGTATAAGGGCCACGGCACAGATGTCGCGATTATCGGCGGATTGCTTGATTTTGATACATTCGACGAGCGGATTAAAACCGCTATACAAATTGCAGAAGATAAAGGAATTGATATAGAGTTTCGAGTTGAAGACGCTGTCCCGGTCCATCCGAACACAGCCAAAATCACCATCTCTGATGAAAAGGGAGAGCTAGAGCTGACCGGTATTTCGATTGGCGGAGGAAAGATTGAAATCACAGAATTAAATGGTTTTGAACTCCGGCTGTCGGGAAATCATCCGGCCATATTGGTTGTTCATAATGACAAGTTTGGCACAATTGCCGGTGTCGCCAATGTCCTGGCGAAATTTTCAATCAACGTGGGACATATGGAAGTAGCACGGAAAGATATCGGCCAGCTCGCGCTGATGACAATAGAGGTCGATCAAAATATTGACGGTCACGTTCTCGACGAGCTGTCGAAACTGCCGAATATTATTCAAGTGACAAAGATTGCTGACTAG
- the sdaAA gene encoding L-serine ammonia-lyase, iron-sulfur-dependent, subunit alpha has product MFRNVKELIEITKEKQIPISEVMIAQEMEVTEKTKEEIFQQMDHNLTVMEAAVQKGLEGVTSQTGLTGGDAVKLQAYIRSGKSLSGPLILDAVSKAVATNEVNAAMGTICATPTAGSAGVVPGTLFAVKEKLNPTREQMIRFLFTAGAFGFVVANNASISGAAGGCQAEVGSASGMAAAAIVEMAGGTPEQSAEAMAITLKNMLGLVCDPVAGLVEVPCVKRNAMGASNAMIAADMALAGITSRIPCDEVIDAMYKIGQTMPTALRETGQGGLAATPTGRELEKKIFGGALGSRETTSAN; this is encoded by the coding sequence ATGTTTCGTAATGTAAAGGAATTAATTGAGATTACTAAAGAAAAGCAAATACCCATCTCTGAGGTCATGATCGCACAAGAGATGGAAGTAACAGAAAAAACAAAAGAAGAAATTTTTCAGCAGATGGATCACAATCTGACTGTAATGGAAGCGGCAGTTCAGAAAGGACTTGAGGGAGTGACGAGCCAAACGGGCTTAACAGGCGGTGACGCCGTTAAACTGCAGGCCTACATTCGATCAGGTAAAAGCTTGTCTGGCCCGCTGATTTTAGATGCGGTATCGAAAGCTGTTGCAACAAATGAAGTAAATGCAGCCATGGGAACGATCTGCGCGACACCGACTGCAGGTTCTGCTGGTGTGGTGCCGGGCACGTTATTTGCTGTAAAAGAAAAATTGAACCCAACAAGAGAACAAATGATCCGCTTTTTGTTTACGGCCGGTGCTTTCGGATTTGTTGTGGCTAATAACGCAAGTATTTCCGGCGCCGCCGGGGGATGTCAGGCAGAGGTTGGATCAGCCTCAGGCATGGCAGCTGCGGCGATTGTTGAAATGGCAGGCGGAACGCCCGAACAAAGCGCAGAGGCCATGGCCATTACATTAAAAAATATGCTTGGCCTTGTGTGCGATCCTGTTGCGGGGCTTGTGGAAGTGCCTTGCGTGAAACGGAATGCGATGGGCGCGTCAAATGCGATGATTGCCGCTGATATGGCATTGGCAGGCATCACAAGCCGCATTCCATGTGATGAGGTGATCGATGCCATGTATAAAATTGGCCAAACGATGCCAACTGCACTTAGAGAAACTGGCCAGGGCGGTTTAGCAGCAACACCGACTGGAAGAGAATTAGAGAAAAAAATTTTCGGAGGAGCGCTAGGTTCACGTGAAACAACATCAGCAAACTAG